Proteins from one Rosa chinensis cultivar Old Blush chromosome 7, RchiOBHm-V2, whole genome shotgun sequence genomic window:
- the LOC112176158 gene encoding cytochrome P450 736A117: MNLLEILLDLNETFSLALVAIFLILVYRWSFTTLSKNSPPSPPKLPIIGNLHQLGLQPHRSLEALSQRCGPLMLLHFGSVPVLVVSSSEAASEIMRTHDLNFSNRPKSVILEKLLCNYKDVASAPYGEYWRQVKSICVLNLLSNKRVRSFRAVREDETKSMIDEITKHSSFSRVVNLSEMFATLTNGVICRVALGRKYSSADCVEGGQTFKELLLEFGNLLGTFSIGDFIPWLAWLNRVNGLNAKLDRVAKQFDDFLDKVIQDHKDDRSRSGNDGQSQIDNDNQNDFVDVLLEIQKANSLGFPLDIISIKALILDMFAAGTDTTYTVLEWAMTELLRHPSIMSKLQNEVREIVGNKSHITENDLVDMRYLKAVIKETLRLHPPIPLLVPRKSTQDVKINGYDIKANTQVIVNAWQIGRDSKSYHNPEEYDPERFLNTHSGIDYKGNDFQLIPFGAGRRICPGIQFAMAINEIALANLVYNFNWTLPGGAKCEDLEMSESTGVTIHRKYPLKVVAIPYSY, translated from the exons ATGAATCTGCTCGAAATATTGCTGGATCTAAATGAAACCTTCTCCCTAGCGCTTGTTGCCATTTTCCTCATTCTCGTATACAGATGGTCTTTCACTACTCTTTCAAAGAACTCACCACCTTCTCCACCAAAGCTCCCTATCATTGGTAACCTTCACCAACTAGGCTTACAACCCCATCGCTCACTTGAAGCCCTGTCTCAACGCTGTGGCCCTCTCATGCTCCTCCATTTCGGAAGCGTCCCCGTTCTTGTTGTCTCGTCTTCCGaggctgcaagtgagattatgAGAACCCATGACCTCAATTTCTCCAACAGACCCAAGTCGGTCATCCTTGAGAAGCTTCTCTGCAACTATAAAGATGTGGCATCGGCACCTTATGGCGAGTATTGGAGGCAGGTGAAGAGTATATGCGTTCTCAATCTTCTGAGCAACAAGAGGGTTCGGTCTTTTCGCGCTGTGAGAGAAGATGAAACCAAGTCCATGATCGACGAAATAACGAAACATTCGTCGTTTTCAAGAGTCGTGAATTTAAGCGAAATGTTTGCGACACTTACTAATGGTGTCATTTGCAGAGTGGCTCTGGGGAGGAAGTACAGTAGCGCTGATTGCGTTGAAGGCGGTCAGACCTTTAAGGAGCTTCTGCTGGAATTTGGAAATTTACTGGGCACCTTCAGTATCGGGGACTTTATTCCATGGCTTGCTTGGTTGAACCGTGTGAATGGTTTGAATGCTAAGTTAGACAGAGTGGCTAAACAGTTTGATGACTTTTTGGATAAAGTGATTCAAGATCATAAAGATGATCGTTCAAGGAGTGGAAACGATGGCCAATCTCAGATTGACAACGACAACCAAAACGATTTTGTGGACGTTTTGCTCGAGATTCAAAAGGCGAACTCGCTTGGTTTTCCTCTTGACATAATTAGCATCAAGGCTCTCATCTTG GATATGTTTGCTGCTGGAACTGATACCACATATACAGTTCTAGAGTGGGCAATGACGGAGCTTTTAAGGCATCCAAGTATCATGAGCAAACTGCAAAATGAGGTACGAGAAATAGTCGGAAACAAATCACACATAACTGAGAATGATTTGGTTGATATGCGCTACTTGAAGGCAGTGATCAAGGAGACTCTTCGTTTACACCCTCCAATTCCATTATTAGTACCCAGAAAATCCACCcaagatgtgaaaataaatGGTTATGACATCAAAGCCAACACACAAGTTATAGTCAATGCATGGCAAATTGGAAGAGATTCCAAGTCATATCACAATCCGGAGGAGTATGATCCAGAAAGGTTCTTAAATACTCATAGTGGAATAGATTATAAGGGAAATGACTTTCAATTAATTCCATTTGGAGCTGGGAGGAGAATATGTCCAGGAATTCAATTTGCCATGGCGATTAATGAGATTGCTTTGGCAAATTTGGTGTATAATTTTAACTGGACACTACCCGGTGGAGCAAAATGTGAAGATTTAGAAATGAGTGAATCGACCGGGGTAACCATACATAGAAAATATCCTCTTAAAGTTGTTGCTATTCCATATTCTTATTGA
- the LOC112176159 gene encoding cytochrome P450 736A117: MLELSETLLVVLLLAITLIFIYEWFSTSTKNSPPSPPKLPILGNLHQLGLHPHRSLRALAQIHGPFMLLHFGSVPVLIVSSAEGAREIMKTHDLTFSNRPKTVIFEKLLYNFRDVASAPYGEYWRQMKSICVLNLLSNKRVRSFRSVREEETKLMIDKIKEASSTSSVLNLSEMFATLTNDVISRVALGRKYNSTDGEGLRELLGEFQELLGRINVGDFIPCLAWLNRENALEAKLDKVATRFDEFLERVIQEHADSSESRNNDGHAHIENENQKDFVDILLEIQKGNSLGFPLERVSIKALILDMFAAGTDTTYSFLEWAMSELLRHPMVMNKLQKEIRGIVRDKKDITEDDLTGLHYLKAVIKETFRLQPPVPLLVPRLSTHEVKINGYSIKANTQVLVNAWHIGRDPESYSNPEEFEPERFLIHDDIDYKGNDFQLIPFGAGRRICPGIQFATAVNEIALANILHKFNWELPNGAKGEDLDMTEFTGITMRRKYPLKVVAVPFDCITGNEKKTLL, from the exons ATGCTGGAACTGAGTGAAACCTTGTTAGTAGTACTGCTTCTAGCCATTACTCTCATCTTCATATACGAATGGTTCTCCACCAGTACAAAAAACTCGCCACCTTCTCCACCAAAACTCCCTATCCTCGGAAACCTTCACCAACTAGGGTTACACCCTCATCGCTCACTTCGAGCCTTAGCTCAGATCCATGGCCCCTTCATGCTCCTCCACTTTGGAAGCGTCCCCGTCCTTATTGTCTCTTCGGCTGAGGGAGCCCGCGAAATCATGAAAACCCATGACCTCACTTTCTCCAACAGACCCAAGACGGTCATCTTTGAGAAGCTGCTCTACAATTTCAGAGACGTAGCGTCGGCGCCTTATGGTGAGTACTGGAGACAGATGAAGAGTATATGTGTTTTGAATCTTCTGAGCAACAAAAGGGTTCGCTCTTTTCGCTCTGttagagaagaagaaacaaaattgatgatcgACAAGATAAAGGAAGCATCATCAACATCATCGGTTTTGAACTTAAGTGAAATGTTTGCTACGCTGACTAATGATGTCATCAGTAGAGTTGCTCTGGGTAGGAAGTATAATAGTACTGATGGGGAAGGTCTGAGAGAGCTTTTGGGGGAGTTTCAGGAGTTATTGGGACGCATCAACGTTGGGGATTTTATCCCATGCCTTGCTTGGCTGAACCGTGAGAATGCTTTGGAGGCTAAATTGGACAAGGTGGCTACACGGTTTGATGAGTTTTTGGAGAGAGTGATTCAAGAGCATGCAGATAGTTCCGAGAGTAGAAATAATGATGGCCATGCTCATATTGAGAATGAGAACCAAAAGGATTTTGTGGACATTTTACTTGAAATTCAGAAAGGAAACTCACTTGGTTTTCCCCTCGAAAGAGTTAGCATAAAGGCACTTATCTTG GATATGTTTGCTGCCGGAACTGATACCACATATTCATTCCTTGAATGGGCAATGAGTGAGCTTTTAAGGCATCCGATGGTCATGAACAAACTGCAGAAAGAGATTCGAGGAATAGTCAGAGACAAGAAAGACATAACGGAGGATGATTTGACTGGACTGCACTATTTAAAGGCAGTGATTAAGGAGACTTTTCGCTTGCAGCCTCCAGTTCCATTACTAGTGCCTAGGTTATCAACCCACGAAGTGAAAATAAATGGTTATAGTATTAAAGCCAACACACAAGTTCTAGTGAATGCATGGCACATTGGAAGAGATCCCGAGTCATACAGCAATCCAGAGGAGTTTGAGCCAGAAAGGTTCTTGATTCACGACGATATAGATTACAAAGGAAATGATTTCCAACTTATTCCATTTGGAGCTGGTAGAAGGATCTGCCCAGGTATTCAATTTGCCACTGCTGTTAATGAGATTGCCTTGGCAAACATATTGCACAAGTTCAATTGGGAATTGCCAAATGGAGCAAAAGGCGAAGATTTGGACATGACGGAATTTACAGGTATAACCATGCGTAGGAAATATCCTCTTAAAGTCGTTGCTGTTCCATTTGATTGTATAACCGGTAATGAGAAAAAGACATTGTTATAA